A genomic stretch from Lathyrus oleraceus cultivar Zhongwan6 chromosome 2, CAAS_Psat_ZW6_1.0, whole genome shotgun sequence includes:
- the LOC127119242 gene encoding rhodanese-like domain-containing protein 6 isoform X8, with amino-acid sequence MKPRILCFHGFRTSGQILKKLVSRWPETVLQKLDLVFIDGQFPAQGKSDVEGIFDPPYYEWFQANEDFTEYRNFEECLTYVEDYMLENGPFDGVLGFSQGAFLAAALPGMQEQWIGGANAQPYS; translated from the exons ATGAAACCCAGAATCCTCTGTTTCCATGGATTCAGAACAAGTGGTCAAATCCTCAAGAAACTAGTCTCACGTTGGCCTGAAACTGTACTCCAAAAACTGGACCTAGTTTTCATCGACGGTCAATTTCCAGCACAAGGAAAATCAGATGTTGAAGGCATTTTCGATCCACCTTATTACGAATGGTTCCAAGCCAATGAG GATTTCACTGAGTATAGGAACTTTGAAGAATGTTTAACATATGTTGAAGATTATATGCTGGAAAATGGTCCTTTTGATGGTGTACTTGGATTTTCTCAA GGTGCATTTTTAGCGGCTGCTTTGCCAGGAATGCAGGAACAG TGGA
- the LOC127119242 gene encoding esterase FUS5 isoform X7: MKPRILCFHGFRTSGQILKKLVSRWPETVLQKLDLVFIDGQFPAQGKSDVEGIFDPPYYEWFQANEDFTEYRNFEECLTYVEDYMLENGPFDGVLGFSQGAFLAAALPGMQEQHSTSTQWIGGANAQPYS; the protein is encoded by the exons ATGAAACCCAGAATCCTCTGTTTCCATGGATTCAGAACAAGTGGTCAAATCCTCAAGAAACTAGTCTCACGTTGGCCTGAAACTGTACTCCAAAAACTGGACCTAGTTTTCATCGACGGTCAATTTCCAGCACAAGGAAAATCAGATGTTGAAGGCATTTTCGATCCACCTTATTACGAATGGTTCCAAGCCAATGAG GATTTCACTGAGTATAGGAACTTTGAAGAATGTTTAACATATGTTGAAGATTATATGCTGGAAAATGGTCCTTTTGATGGTGTACTTGGATTTTCTCAA GGTGCATTTTTAGCGGCTGCTTTGCCAGGAATGCAGGAACAG CACTCTACCTCGACACAGTGGA